In one Candidatus Zixiibacteriota bacterium genomic region, the following are encoded:
- the tuf gene encoding elongation factor Tu (EF-Tu; promotes GTP-dependent binding of aminoacyl-tRNA to the A-site of ribosomes during protein biosynthesis; when the tRNA anticodon matches the mRNA codon, GTP hydrolysis results; the inactive EF-Tu-GDP leaves the ribosome and release of GDP is promoted by elongation factor Ts; many prokaryotes have two copies of the gene encoding EF-Tu) has translation EVRDLLSQYKFPGDDIPVIRGSALEAMSAGADESKTLEDPAFKSIFELLDSLDNYIPLPKRETDKAFLMPVEDVFSITGRGTVATGRIDRGIINKGEEVEIVGIRDTRKTVVTGVEMFRKLLDSGEAGDNVGLLLRGVDKDEIERGMVLAKTGSIKPHTKFKAEVYILTKEEGGRHTPFFTGYRPQYYFRTTDVTGVATLAKDVEMVMPGDNVAMSVELITPIAMEKELRFAIREGGRTVGAGVVAEIVE, from the coding sequence TTGAGGTTCGCGATTTGCTTAGCCAGTACAAGTTCCCCGGTGATGATATTCCGGTGATTCGTGGCTCCGCTTTGGAAGCGATGTCTGCTGGTGCAGATGAGTCTAAGACTTTAGAAGATCCTGCTTTCAAGTCTATTTTTGAGTTGTTGGATTCTCTGGACAATTACATTCCTTTGCCGAAGCGTGAGACCGACAAAGCCTTTTTGATGCCTGTCGAAGATGTATTCAGTATCACGGGTCGTGGCACGGTAGCTACGGGTCGTATTGATCGTGGCATCATTAATAAGGGTGAAGAAGTTGAGATCGTCGGTATTCGTGACACCCGCAAGACGGTAGTTACGGGTGTAGAGATGTTCCGCAAGTTGCTTGATTCGGGCGAAGCTGGTGACAACGTAGGTTTGTTGCTTCGTGGCGTTGACAAGGATGAGATTGAGCGCGGGATGGTATTGGCGAAAACTGGCTCGATCAAACCTCATACGAAGTTTAAGGCTGAAGTCTATATCTTGACGAAGGAGGAGGGTGGTCGTCACACTCCATTCTTCACAGGTTATCGTCCTCAGTACTATTTCCGTACGACAGATGTAACGGGCGTAGCGACTTTGGCTAAAGATGTTGAGATGGTAATGCCTGGTGATAATGTAGCGATGTCGGTCGAGTTGATAACGCCGATCGCTATGGAGAAAGAGTTACGTTTTGCGATTCGCGAAGGAGGCCGCACAGTGGGTGCTGGCGTCGTCGCAGAAATCGTGGAATAA
- the rpmG gene encoding 50S ribosomal protein L33 codes for MPRDRVILACGECKRRNYNTKKNKRLHPERVEFRKYCAHCDKHTPHKETR; via the coding sequence ATGCCCCGAGATAGAGTGATATTGGCCTGCGGTGAATGCAAGCGGCGCAACTATAATACGAAGAAGAACAAACGCTTGCATCCGGAGCGTGTTGAATTTCGTAAGTACTGTGCGCATTGCGATAAGCATACACCGCACAAGGAGACAAGATAA
- the secE gene encoding preprotein translocase subunit SecE: MEKIKKFLKEVNGELRKVTWPTKQELIGSTIVVVIVSLIVAIFIGIVDRILGAGVHAIFGGGA; encoded by the coding sequence TTGGAGAAGATTAAGAAGTTTCTCAAGGAAGTAAATGGCGAGTTGAGAAAGGTCACTTGGCCTACGAAGCAAGAGTTGATCGGCTCGACCATTGTAGTAGTTATCGTCTCGTTGATCGTGGCGATTTTCATCGGTATCGTTGATCGTATACTTGGTGCCGGTGTTCACGCCATTTTTGGAGGCGGCGCCTGA
- the nusG gene encoding transcription termination/antitermination protein NusG encodes MAKNWYVVHTFSGHEQKAKRYLESAVVNSGLEEKFGEILVPTEEVTEMKQGRRSTTTRKFLPSYLLVEVELDKVTQELVVSTPGITNFVGTAGGRPQPLREEEVKRIVGQVNRSRTEESTDFPFQAGDAVKVNDGPFADFSGVVSELNMERRKVKVMVTIFGRPTPVELDFLQVELVKK; translated from the coding sequence ATGGCAAAGAATTGGTATGTTGTTCATACCTTCTCCGGTCACGAGCAGAAGGCCAAACGTTATCTCGAATCGGCGGTTGTCAATTCGGGACTCGAAGAGAAGTTTGGTGAGATTCTGGTTCCGACCGAAGAAGTAACCGAGATGAAACAAGGTCGGCGGTCGACTACGACACGTAAGTTCCTGCCCAGCTATTTGTTAGTTGAGGTAGAGCTTGATAAAGTCACTCAGGAATTGGTCGTGTCTACTCCGGGGATTACGAATTTTGTCGGCACTGCCGGCGGCCGTCCACAGCCGCTTCGGGAGGAAGAGGTCAAACGTATCGTCGGTCAGGTCAACCGCAGTCGTACTGAGGAATCAACCGACTTTCCTTTTCAGGCGGGTGATGCTGTCAAAGTCAATGACGGACCATTTGCCGATTTCTCTGGTGTTGTCAGTGAGTTGAATATGGAGCGGCGTAAGGTCAAAGTTATGGTGACCATTTTTGGTCGACCGACGCCAGTAGAGCTCGACTTTTTACAAGTCGAATTAGTTAAGAAATAG
- the rplK gene encoding 50S ribosomal protein L11 → MAKKAIGQIKLQIPAGKANPAPPVGPALGQQGVNIMEFCKAFNARTQDGKGILTPVIITVYVDKSFSFITKTPPASTLLRMAAKIDKGSAVPNKDKVGIVTKDQVRDIATQKMVDLNASSIESAMRMVEGTARSMGIEVA, encoded by the coding sequence GTGGCAAAGAAAGCAATTGGTCAGATAAAACTGCAGATACCGGCTGGCAAGGCCAATCCTGCCCCACCCGTGGGGCCGGCTCTGGGTCAACAAGGTGTCAATATCATGGAGTTTTGCAAGGCCTTCAACGCCCGTACGCAGGACGGCAAGGGAATCCTTACACCGGTGATAATCACCGTGTATGTCGATAAGTCCTTCTCGTTTATTACCAAGACCCCTCCGGCATCAACGCTTCTGCGTATGGCTGCCAAGATCGACAAGGGTTCTGCGGTACCAAACAAGGACAAAGTCGGAATCGTTACTAAAGATCAGGTCCGAGATATCGCCACTCAGAAGATGGTCGATCTCAATGCGTCCTCGATTGAATCAGCGATGAGGATGGTCGAAGGGACCGCAAGGTCCATGGGAATTGAAGTAGCCTGA